From a region of the Frankiales bacterium genome:
- a CDS encoding glutamate 5-kinase, translating into MRRVSSERQVVTGARRVVVKVGSSSLTAPGGGLDPDRVDALVDALGARLAAGSQVVLVSSGAIATGIGPLGIGRRPRDLATQQAAASVGQGILLAHYTGAFGRHGRTVGQVLLTADDVTRRSHYRNAQRTLYKLLELDVVPIVNENDTVATEEIRFGDNDRLAALVAHLVHADLLVLLSDVDGLYDGPPSRAGSRLVPEVHGEDDLAGVVLRGTGSGVGLGGMVTKVDAARIATSAGVPVVLTSTAQAGRALAGEAVGTLFHPTGHRTGTRLLWLAHATDARGRLHLDAGAVDAVVRRRLSLLPAGVTAVDGSFVAGDPVDLVDENGHAVARGLVNFDATELPGLLGRSTRDLARELGPAYEREIVHRDDLVVLRP; encoded by the coding sequence ATGCGCCGCGTGAGCAGCGAGCGCCAGGTCGTGACTGGGGCGCGCCGTGTCGTGGTGAAGGTCGGCTCGTCGTCGCTCACGGCGCCAGGCGGAGGCCTCGACCCGGACCGCGTCGACGCCCTCGTCGACGCCCTCGGCGCTCGGCTGGCCGCCGGCTCGCAGGTGGTGCTCGTGTCGTCGGGCGCGATCGCCACAGGCATCGGTCCGCTCGGCATCGGCCGGCGCCCGCGCGACCTCGCGACGCAGCAGGCAGCAGCCAGCGTGGGCCAGGGGATCCTGCTCGCCCACTACACCGGAGCGTTCGGCCGTCACGGGCGCACCGTGGGCCAGGTGCTGCTCACCGCCGACGACGTCACCCGTCGCTCGCACTACCGCAACGCGCAGCGCACGCTCTACAAGCTGCTCGAGCTCGACGTCGTCCCGATCGTCAACGAGAACGACACCGTGGCCACCGAGGAGATCCGGTTCGGCGACAACGACCGGCTCGCGGCCCTCGTGGCGCACCTCGTGCACGCCGACCTGCTCGTGCTGCTCTCCGACGTCGACGGTCTCTACGACGGCCCGCCGAGCCGGGCCGGCTCGCGGCTCGTCCCGGAGGTGCACGGGGAGGACGACCTCGCGGGCGTGGTGCTGCGCGGCACCGGCTCCGGGGTGGGCCTCGGCGGGATGGTCACGAAGGTCGACGCGGCGCGCATCGCGACCTCGGCCGGCGTCCCCGTCGTCCTCACCTCCACCGCGCAGGCGGGCCGGGCGCTGGCCGGCGAGGCCGTGGGGACGCTGTTCCACCCCACGGGTCATCGCACGGGCACCCGGCTGCTGTGGCTCGCGCACGCCACCGACGCGCGCGGCCGGTTGCACCTCGACGCCGGCGCGGTCGACGCCGTCGTCCGGCGCCGCCTCTCGCTGCTGCCCGCGGGCGTCACCGCCGTCGACGGGTCGTTCGTGGCCGGTGATCCCGTGGACCTGGTTGACGAAAACGGCCACGCCGTCGCGCGCGGGCTGGTCAACTTTGATGCGACAGAGCTCCCGGGCCTGCTGGGCCGCTCCACCCGCGACCTGGCCCGCGAGCTGGGCCCGGCGTACGAGCGCGAGATCGTCCACCGCGACGACCTCGTGGTCCTGCGCCCCTAG
- a CDS encoding DUF1905 domain-containing protein: protein MGTWDFRGRLRRWPGAAAWYFVALPDEVADDVRSRRERVGFGSVRVRVTLGATTWGTSVFPDSASGSYLLPVKAAVRRAEDLDDGSEVRVRLELA from the coding sequence GTGGGCACGTGGGACTTCCGCGGACGGCTGCGCCGGTGGCCCGGTGCGGCCGCCTGGTACTTCGTCGCGCTGCCGGATGAGGTCGCCGACGACGTGCGGTCGCGCCGCGAGCGCGTCGGCTTCGGCTCGGTGCGGGTGCGGGTCACCCTCGGGGCCACCACCTGGGGCACGTCGGTGTTCCCGGACTCGGCGAGCGGGTCCTACCTGCTGCCGGTCAAGGCGGCGGTGCGGCGGGCCGAGGACCTCGACGACGGCAGCGAGGTGCGCGTGCGGCTCGAGCTCGCCTGA
- the obgE gene encoding GTPase ObgE has protein sequence MTSFVDRVVLHVAAGDGGHGCVSVYREKFKPLGGPDGGNGGHGGDVRLVVDTNVTSLLEYHHGPHRRAGNGRPGEGGHRNGANGESLVLRVPPGTSVQDSRGAVLADLVAPGMEYVVAQGGHGGLGNAALASPRRKAPGFALLGEPGDARDVVLELKSVADVALVGFPSAGKSSLIAAMSAARPKIADYPFTTLVPNLGVVTAGDTVFTVADVPGLIPGASQGKGLGLEFLRHVERCHVLVHVLDCATLEPGRDPVSDLDAIEHELAQYGGTEGDLADRPRLVALNKVDVPEARDLADLVAPMLRERGLTVVEVSAAAHDGLRALGFAMAELVAAARAAAPEEVAPRIVLNPQAVDDGGFEVVTEPDEDGGVRYRVRGERPRRWVRQTDFSNDEAVGYLADRLARLGVEERLLELGATAGATVLIGPEDDAVVFDWQPSIAAGTPLTGPRGSDDRLYQ, from the coding sequence GTGACCTCGTTCGTGGACCGCGTCGTCCTGCACGTGGCCGCCGGCGACGGCGGGCACGGCTGCGTGTCGGTCTACCGCGAGAAGTTCAAGCCCCTCGGCGGCCCGGACGGCGGCAACGGCGGGCACGGCGGCGACGTGCGGCTCGTCGTCGACACCAACGTCACCTCGCTGCTCGAGTACCACCACGGCCCCCACCGCCGGGCCGGCAACGGCCGCCCGGGGGAGGGCGGGCACCGCAACGGGGCGAACGGCGAGTCCCTCGTGCTGCGCGTGCCGCCCGGCACGAGCGTGCAGGACTCCCGCGGTGCGGTGCTCGCCGACCTCGTCGCGCCGGGCATGGAGTACGTCGTGGCCCAGGGCGGCCACGGCGGCCTGGGCAACGCCGCCCTCGCCTCGCCGCGCCGCAAGGCGCCCGGGTTCGCGCTGCTCGGCGAGCCCGGCGACGCGCGCGACGTCGTCCTCGAGCTCAAGTCGGTCGCCGACGTCGCGCTCGTCGGCTTCCCCAGCGCGGGCAAGTCCTCGCTCATCGCGGCGATGTCCGCGGCGCGGCCCAAGATCGCCGACTACCCGTTCACCACCCTCGTGCCCAACCTCGGCGTGGTCACCGCGGGCGACACCGTGTTCACGGTGGCCGACGTCCCTGGCCTCATCCCCGGCGCCAGCCAGGGCAAGGGCCTCGGCCTGGAGTTCCTGCGCCACGTCGAGCGCTGCCACGTGCTGGTGCACGTGCTCGACTGCGCCACGCTCGAGCCGGGCCGCGACCCGGTGAGCGACCTCGACGCGATCGAGCACGAGCTCGCGCAGTACGGCGGCACGGAGGGCGACCTCGCCGACCGGCCGCGGCTCGTCGCGCTCAACAAGGTGGACGTGCCCGAGGCCCGCGACCTCGCCGACCTCGTCGCCCCGATGCTGCGCGAGCGGGGGCTCACCGTCGTCGAGGTGTCCGCGGCGGCGCACGACGGGCTCCGGGCGCTCGGCTTCGCCATGGCCGAGCTCGTCGCGGCCGCGCGCGCGGCTGCGCCCGAGGAGGTCGCGCCGCGCATCGTGCTCAACCCGCAGGCGGTCGACGACGGCGGCTTCGAGGTGGTCACGGAGCCGGACGAGGACGGCGGCGTGCGCTACCGCGTGCGCGGCGAGCGGCCGCGCCGCTGGGTGCGCCAGACCGACTTCAGCAACGACGAGGCGGTCGGCTACCTCGCCGACCGGCTCGCCCGGCTCGGCGTGGAGGAGCGGCTGCTCGAGCTGGGGGCGACGGCCGGGGCCACCGTGCTCATCGGCCCGGAGGACGACGCCGTCGTCTTCGACTGGCAGCCCAGCATCGCCGCCGGCACGCCGCTGACCGGCCCGCGCGGCAGCGACGACCGCCTCTACCAGTAG
- a CDS encoding 50S ribosomal protein L27, whose amino-acid sequence MAHKKGASSTRNGRDSNAQRLGVKRFGGQYVKAGEIIVRQRGTHFHPGANVGRGGDDTLFALAAGNVEFGTARGRRVVNVVGE is encoded by the coding sequence ATGGCTCACAAGAAGGGTGCCTCGAGCACCAGGAACGGTCGCGACTCCAACGCGCAGCGTCTCGGCGTCAAGCGCTTCGGCGGTCAGTACGTGAAGGCCGGCGAGATCATCGTCCGCCAGCGCGGCACCCACTTCCACCCCGGCGCCAACGTCGGCCGCGGCGGCGACGACACGCTGTTCGCCCTGGCCGCCGGCAACGTGGAGTTCGGCACCGCGCGCGGCCGCCGCGTCGTCAACGTCGTCGGCGAGTGA
- the rplU gene encoding 50S ribosomal protein L21: MYAIVKAGGRQEKVAVGDVFELDRVSTEAGATLTLPALLLVDGETVTSDAAALAGVTVTAEVVEHTKGPKIRIMHYKNKTGYRRRQGHRAQLTRVKVTGIETSK, encoded by the coding sequence GTGTACGCGATCGTCAAGGCCGGCGGCCGCCAGGAGAAGGTCGCCGTCGGCGACGTGTTCGAGCTCGACCGGGTGAGCACCGAGGCCGGCGCCACGCTGACCCTCCCGGCGCTGCTGCTCGTCGACGGCGAGACCGTCACCAGCGACGCCGCGGCGCTCGCCGGCGTCACGGTCACCGCCGAGGTCGTCGAGCACACCAAGGGCCCGAAGATCCGGATCATGCACTACAAGAACAAGACCGGCTACCGCCGTCGGCAGGGCCACCGCGCCCAGCTCACGCGCGTGAAGGTCACCGGCATCGAGACGTCGAAGTAG
- a CDS encoding Rne/Rng family ribonuclease, translated as MAADRVGARAGSHRIHEDASHRLSSGARPGRHDLRAVPPGRPEVGTGAQLVTDGPTDTPETTDTPDAGTAPAPRRRRAAGRPAGPPAPVATASEPSGPTGPDGDAPATDAAAEQPAAKATAKKAAKTTKATKTAKTAAPAKKAAKTAKTAKTTAKKTATSAAAKAEAGADDVPVATGPAAHDAPSAEPAPGRRRKAAVPAPAFSAVVEPEPVEPPAAPAAGLLMFQAPSAEAAPTRSRRSSSARGAAPAAPAEAEQAAEAETEEAEEAVEVAAEQGAPEAAEPDEHDDDQEEPGGARRRRRRGGRGRRRRTGTDADSEGGEDDSAADEGAEAPSETDERAGDEDTESGSASSRRRRRRRRRAGESDGAENDPPNTVVRVREPRSRSAASEVTSVKGSTRLEAKKQRRREGREAGRRRPSILTEAEFLARREAVDRTMVVRQRDDRTQIAVLEDGVLVEHYVNRSTGGSMIGNVYLGRVQNVLPSMEAAFVDVGRGRNAVLYAGEVNWDAAGLEGQPKRIEAALKSGDSVLVQVTKDPLGHKGARLTAQISLPGRFLVYVPEGQMTGISRKLPDTERARLKAILRQVVPENAGVIVRTAAEGASEEELRRDVERLAAQWEAIQEKAKAAANNGPTLLHGEPDLAIKVVRDIFNEDFGSLVVEGDQAWADIEEYVTGVAPDLADRLHKWVGPGDLFTDYRIDEQLAKALDRKVWLPSGGSLVIDRTEAMTVVDVNTGKFTGQGGNLEETVTKNNLEAAEEIVRQLRLRDIGGIVVVDFIDMVLESNRDLVLRRLLECLGRDRTKHQVAEVTSLGLVQMTRKRIGQGLLEVFSEPCEHCQGRGYHVHSEPVVAKAAAVESEGPAGRTRKRRGGEEAEAEPARGGRRKRAAAAPAAPEVEPRAIDPTVSAAMEKVHAAAAKRAADAAAAAAAAAAGEPVDASAPAAEAQETPGTEQPAAPAAETADAEKPAAAAPARRTRGPRKATRKAGPAAGSAEAATPEVSGSPAG; from the coding sequence ATCGCGGCTGACCGAGTCGGCGCCCGAGCCGGATCCCACCGGATCCACGAGGACGCATCCCATCGGCTTTCGTCCGGGGCCCGCCCCGGACGCCATGACCTCCGCGCGGTGCCCCCGGGGCGCCCGGAGGTCGGAACTGGAGCGCAGCTCGTGACCGACGGCCCCACCGACACCCCCGAGACCACCGACACCCCGGACGCCGGCACCGCCCCGGCACCCCGCCGGCGCCGCGCCGCCGGCCGCCCGGCCGGGCCGCCCGCGCCCGTCGCGACGGCGTCCGAGCCCTCCGGCCCCACGGGCCCGGACGGCGACGCCCCCGCGACCGACGCGGCCGCGGAGCAGCCGGCGGCCAAGGCGACCGCGAAGAAGGCCGCCAAGACCACCAAGGCCACCAAGACCGCGAAGACCGCCGCGCCGGCCAAGAAGGCGGCCAAGACCGCCAAGACGGCGAAGACGACAGCGAAGAAGACGGCGACGAGCGCCGCCGCGAAGGCGGAGGCGGGCGCCGACGACGTCCCCGTGGCGACCGGACCGGCCGCCCACGACGCCCCGAGCGCGGAGCCCGCCCCCGGCCGGCGCCGCAAGGCCGCGGTGCCCGCGCCGGCGTTCAGCGCCGTGGTGGAGCCCGAGCCGGTCGAGCCGCCGGCCGCCCCGGCCGCCGGGCTGCTCATGTTCCAGGCCCCCTCCGCGGAGGCCGCCCCCACCCGCTCGCGCCGCTCCTCGTCCGCCCGGGGCGCCGCACCGGCCGCGCCGGCCGAGGCCGAGCAGGCCGCAGAGGCCGAGACCGAGGAGGCCGAGGAGGCCGTCGAGGTCGCCGCCGAGCAGGGTGCGCCGGAGGCGGCCGAGCCCGACGAGCACGACGACGACCAGGAGGAGCCGGGCGGCGCCCGCCGCCGGCGCCGCCGCGGCGGCCGTGGCCGGCGCCGGCGCACCGGCACCGACGCCGACAGCGAGGGCGGCGAGGACGACTCGGCCGCCGACGAGGGGGCCGAGGCCCCCTCGGAGACCGACGAGCGGGCGGGCGACGAGGACACCGAGTCCGGCTCGGCCTCCAGCCGCCGGCGCCGGCGCCGCCGCCGTCGCGCGGGGGAGTCCGACGGCGCGGAGAACGACCCGCCCAACACCGTCGTGCGGGTCCGCGAGCCGCGCTCGCGCTCGGCCGCCTCGGAGGTCACCTCGGTCAAGGGCTCCACCCGCCTCGAGGCCAAGAAGCAGCGCCGCCGCGAGGGTCGCGAGGCCGGCAGGCGGCGTCCCTCGATCCTCACCGAGGCCGAGTTCCTGGCCCGGCGCGAGGCGGTCGACCGGACCATGGTCGTGCGCCAGCGCGACGACCGGACCCAGATCGCCGTGCTCGAGGACGGCGTGCTCGTGGAGCACTACGTCAACCGCAGCACCGGCGGCTCCATGATCGGCAACGTGTACCTGGGTCGCGTCCAGAACGTGCTGCCCAGCATGGAGGCCGCGTTCGTCGACGTCGGCCGCGGCCGCAACGCGGTGCTGTACGCGGGCGAGGTCAACTGGGACGCCGCGGGCCTCGAGGGCCAGCCCAAGCGGATCGAGGCGGCGCTCAAGAGCGGCGACAGCGTGCTGGTGCAGGTCACCAAGGACCCGCTCGGCCACAAGGGCGCCCGGCTCACCGCGCAGATCTCCCTGCCCGGCCGGTTCCTGGTCTACGTGCCCGAGGGGCAGATGACCGGGATCAGCCGCAAGCTGCCCGACACCGAGCGCGCCCGGCTCAAGGCGATCCTGCGCCAGGTGGTGCCCGAGAACGCCGGCGTCATCGTGCGCACGGCCGCCGAGGGCGCCAGCGAGGAGGAGCTGCGCCGCGACGTCGAGCGGCTCGCGGCCCAGTGGGAGGCCATCCAGGAGAAGGCGAAGGCGGCCGCGAACAACGGGCCCACCCTGCTCCACGGCGAGCCCGACCTCGCCATCAAGGTCGTCCGCGACATCTTCAACGAGGACTTCGGCTCGCTGGTGGTCGAGGGCGACCAGGCCTGGGCCGACATCGAGGAGTACGTCACCGGCGTCGCCCCCGACCTCGCCGACCGGCTGCACAAGTGGGTGGGCCCCGGCGACCTGTTCACCGACTACCGCATCGACGAGCAGCTGGCCAAGGCGCTCGACCGCAAGGTGTGGCTGCCCTCCGGCGGCTCGCTGGTGATCGACCGCACCGAGGCGATGACCGTGGTCGACGTCAACACCGGCAAGTTCACCGGCCAGGGCGGCAACCTCGAGGAGACGGTCACCAAGAACAACCTCGAGGCGGCCGAGGAGATCGTGCGCCAGCTGCGGCTGCGCGACATCGGCGGCATCGTCGTCGTCGACTTCATCGACATGGTGCTCGAGAGCAACCGCGACCTCGTGCTGCGCCGCCTGCTCGAGTGCCTCGGGCGCGACCGCACCAAGCATCAGGTGGCCGAGGTCACCTCGCTGGGGCTCGTGCAGATGACCCGCAAGCGCATCGGGCAGGGGCTGCTCGAGGTGTTCAGCGAGCCCTGCGAGCACTGCCAGGGCCGGGGCTACCACGTGCACTCCGAGCCGGTGGTGGCCAAGGCCGCGGCCGTGGAGTCCGAGGGCCCCGCGGGTCGCACCCGCAAGCGCCGCGGCGGCGAGGAGGCCGAGGCCGAGCCGGCCCGCGGCGGGCGGCGCAAGCGTGCGGCCGCGGCACCCGCGGCGCCCGAGGTCGAGCCCCGGGCCATCGACCCGACCGTGTCGGCCGCCATGGAGAAGGTGCACGCCGCGGCCGCCAAGCGCGCCGCCGATGCTGCCGCGGCGGCTGCTGCGGCCGCTGCGGGGGAGCCGGTGGACGCCTCGGCCCCCGCCGCGGAGGCGCAGGAGACCCCCGGCACCGAGCAGCCCGCGGCCCCGGCGGCCGAGACTGCCGACGCCGAGAAGCCCGCTGCGGCCGCGCCCGCCCGCCGGACCCGGGGGCCCCGCAAGGCCACCCGCAAGGCGGGTCCGGCGGCCGGGTCGGCCGAGGCAGCGACCCCGGAGGTGTCCGGCTCCCCGGCGGGCTGA
- a CDS encoding DUF2344 domain-containing protein: MARQAPVRDVAPTVQRLRLRYAKRGRLRFTSTRDFQRALERALRRTGVPMAYSQGFNPHPRISYANAAPTGAASEAEYAELAVTEVLDPEAVRAALDAALPPGLDVLEVVEVRTPDLADRLQASVWTLELPQVEPEAARAAAAAFLAASAVEVSRMTKSGPRTFDARGPVVRLEVRDGAALAATGAADGGPCAILDLVVRHVTPSVRPDDVLAALRLVADLVPPVPSRVTRLAQGPLVADASTGPATDAVTDPLAPDRG, from the coding sequence ATGGCGCGCCAGGCCCCGGTCCGCGACGTCGCGCCGACCGTCCAGCGGCTGCGCCTGCGCTACGCCAAGCGCGGGCGGCTGCGGTTCACCAGCACGCGCGACTTCCAGCGCGCCCTCGAGCGCGCGCTGCGGCGCACCGGCGTCCCCATGGCCTACAGCCAGGGCTTCAACCCGCACCCGCGGATCAGCTACGCCAACGCCGCGCCCACGGGGGCGGCGAGCGAGGCCGAGTACGCCGAGCTCGCGGTCACCGAGGTGCTCGACCCCGAGGCCGTGCGCGCCGCCCTCGACGCCGCCCTGCCTCCCGGGCTCGACGTCCTCGAGGTGGTGGAGGTGCGCACCCCGGACCTCGCCGACCGCCTCCAGGCCAGCGTCTGGACGCTCGAGCTGCCGCAGGTGGAGCCGGAGGCGGCCCGCGCCGCGGCAGCGGCTTTCCTCGCCGCCTCGGCCGTCGAGGTGTCCCGGATGACCAAGTCCGGCCCTCGCACGTTCGACGCCCGGGGGCCGGTCGTGCGGCTCGAGGTCCGCGACGGCGCCGCGCTCGCGGCGACCGGTGCGGCGGACGGCGGTCCCTGTGCGATACTCGACCTGGTCGTGCGGCACGTCACACCGTCCGTCCGACCCGACGACGTCCTCGCCGCGCTCCGGCTCGTGGCCGACCTCGTGCCGCCGGTCCCCTCCCGGGTGACCCGGCTGGCGCAGGGGCCGCTGGTCGCGGACGCGAGCACCGGCCCCGCGACGGACGCGGTGACCGACCCGCTCGCGCCCGATCGCGGCTGA
- a CDS encoding TIGR03960 family B12-binding radical SAM protein, whose translation MSVESVFPQLEALLPLVTKPVQYVGGELNAVTKPWDSASVRWALMYPDAYEVGIPNQGVQILYEVLNERPDALAERTYAVWPDLERLMREHGVPQFTVDSHRPVGAFDLLGVSFSTELGYTNMLTALDLAGVPLHAADRDETHPVVVAGGHAAFNPEPIADFVDAAVLGDGEQAVLTISDVVAAWKDEGRPGGREELLLRLARTGGVYVPRFYDVDYLPDGRIARVAPNRPGVPWRVSKHTVMDLDEWPYPKAPLVPLAESIHERMSVEIFRGCTRGCRFCQAGMITRPVRERSAVTIAEMVDNGLARTGYEEVGLLSLSSADHSEIGVVAKGLADRYEGTETGLSLPSTRVDAFNIELANELTRNGRRSGLTFAPEGGSERMRRVINKMVTEEDLIRTVATAYGNGWRQVKLYFMCGLPTETDEDVLQIAEVARRVIETGRSVSGSKDIRCTVSIGGFVPKPHTPFQWAAQLDHETTDARLRKLRDAIRADRQYGKAIGFRYHDGKPGIVEGLLSRGDRRVGRVIERVWREGARFDGWSEHFSFDAWMAAAEHALADVPVDVDWFTTREREHTEVLPWDHLDSGLDKDWLWEDWQDSLDEVGVEDCRWTPCFDCGVCDQMGTEIQVGPTGATLLGMPALPLRGAGLVAASAGPVDG comes from the coding sequence GTGTCCGTCGAGTCTGTGTTCCCCCAGCTCGAGGCCCTGCTCCCGCTCGTGACCAAGCCGGTCCAGTACGTCGGCGGCGAGCTCAACGCGGTCACGAAGCCGTGGGACTCGGCGTCCGTCCGCTGGGCGCTCATGTACCCGGACGCCTACGAGGTCGGCATCCCCAACCAGGGCGTGCAGATCCTCTACGAGGTGCTCAACGAGCGGCCCGACGCGCTCGCCGAGCGCACGTACGCGGTGTGGCCGGACCTCGAGCGCCTCATGCGCGAGCACGGGGTGCCGCAGTTCACCGTCGACTCCCACCGGCCGGTCGGCGCGTTCGACCTGCTCGGCGTGAGCTTCTCGACCGAGCTCGGCTACACCAACATGCTGACCGCTCTCGACCTGGCCGGCGTGCCGTTGCACGCGGCCGACCGCGACGAGACGCACCCCGTCGTCGTGGCCGGCGGCCACGCCGCCTTCAACCCCGAGCCGATCGCGGACTTCGTCGACGCCGCCGTGCTCGGCGATGGCGAGCAGGCGGTGCTGACCATCTCGGACGTCGTGGCGGCCTGGAAGGACGAGGGCCGGCCCGGTGGCCGCGAGGAGCTGCTGCTGCGCCTGGCGCGCACGGGCGGCGTCTACGTCCCGCGGTTCTACGACGTCGACTACCTGCCGGACGGCCGGATCGCGCGGGTCGCGCCCAACCGGCCCGGCGTCCCGTGGCGGGTCTCGAAGCACACCGTCATGGACCTCGACGAGTGGCCCTACCCCAAGGCGCCGCTGGTGCCGCTCGCCGAGAGCATCCACGAGCGGATGAGCGTGGAGATCTTCCGCGGCTGCACGCGCGGCTGCCGGTTCTGCCAGGCGGGCATGATCACCCGGCCCGTGCGCGAGCGCAGCGCGGTGACCATCGCCGAGATGGTCGACAACGGCCTGGCCCGCACCGGCTACGAGGAGGTCGGGCTGCTCAGCCTCTCCAGCGCCGACCACAGCGAGATCGGCGTCGTGGCGAAGGGCCTGGCCGACCGCTACGAGGGCACCGAGACCGGGCTCTCCCTGCCGAGCACCCGGGTCGACGCGTTCAACATCGAGCTGGCCAACGAGCTCACCCGCAACGGCCGGCGCAGCGGGCTGACCTTCGCGCCCGAGGGCGGCAGCGAGCGGATGCGGCGCGTGATCAACAAGATGGTCACCGAGGAGGACCTCATCCGCACCGTCGCGACGGCCTACGGCAACGGCTGGCGCCAGGTGAAGCTCTACTTCATGTGCGGGCTGCCGACCGAGACCGACGAGGACGTCCTGCAGATCGCCGAGGTCGCGCGCCGGGTCATCGAGACGGGCCGCTCGGTCAGCGGCAGCAAGGACATCCGCTGCACGGTGTCGATCGGCGGCTTCGTGCCCAAGCCGCACACACCGTTCCAGTGGGCGGCGCAGCTCGACCACGAGACCACCGACGCGCGGCTGCGCAAGTTGCGCGACGCCATCCGCGCCGACCGGCAGTACGGCAAGGCCATCGGGTTCCGCTACCACGACGGCAAGCCCGGCATCGTCGAGGGCCTGCTCTCGCGCGGCGACCGTCGCGTGGGCCGCGTGATCGAGCGGGTCTGGCGCGAGGGCGCCCGGTTCGACGGGTGGAGCGAGCACTTCTCCTTCGACGCGTGGATGGCCGCGGCCGAGCACGCGCTCGCCGACGTCCCGGTGGACGTCGACTGGTTCACCACGCGCGAGCGCGAGCACACCGAGGTGCTGCCCTGGGACCACCTCGACTCCGGTCTCGACAAGGACTGGCTGTGGGAGGACTGGCAGGACTCGCTCGACGAGGTCGGGGTCGAGGACTGCCGCTGGACCCCGTGCTTCGACTGCGGTGTGTGCGACCAGATGGGCACCGAGATCCAGGTGGGCCCCACCGGCGCCACGCTGCTCGGCATGCCCGCCCTCCCGCTGCGCGGCGCGGGGCTCGTGGCCGCCTCGGCGGGCCCGGTCGACGGCTGA